Proteins co-encoded in one Phycisphaerae bacterium genomic window:
- a CDS encoding sigma-70 family RNA polymerase sigma factor, with translation MSDVTTILSSIEQGDPSAAEQLLPLVYDELRKLAARRLAQERPGQTLQATALVHEAYIRLVDVEKVRHWNSRGHFFVAAAEAMRRILVDQARKKRSQRRGGGLQKQPIGDIEIASPEPSTDLLALHEALGRFEQTDQVAADLVKLRYYAGLTIPQAAEALGISSTTADRYWAYARAWLHTELKKGDHRTVQ, from the coding sequence ATGAGCGATGTCACGACCATCCTCTCCAGCATCGAGCAAGGCGATCCCTCGGCCGCCGAGCAGCTCTTGCCCCTGGTTTACGACGAGCTGCGGAAGCTGGCGGCCCGGAGGCTGGCCCAAGAAAGGCCCGGCCAGACGCTGCAGGCCACCGCACTGGTCCACGAAGCCTACATCCGGCTGGTGGATGTTGAGAAGGTCCGGCACTGGAACAGCCGGGGGCACTTCTTCGTCGCGGCGGCAGAGGCCATGCGTCGGATTCTGGTGGACCAAGCCCGGAAGAAGCGTAGTCAGAGGCGGGGCGGCGGCCTGCAAAAACAGCCGATCGGCGACATCGAGATTGCGTCCCCGGAGCCGTCAACTGATCTGCTGGCCCTCCATGAGGCGCTGGGGCGCTTTGAGCAGACTGACCAGGTCGCAGCCGATCTCGTCAAACTCCGCTACTACGCTGGCCTGACGATCCCCCAGGCGGCAGAGGCCCTCGGGATCTCCTCCACAACTGCTGACCGCTATTGGGCTTACGCTCGCGCCTGGCTGCACACGGAGTTGAAGAAGGGCGATCACCGCACCGTCCAATAG